The following coding sequences are from one Nonlabens arenilitoris window:
- a CDS encoding TonB-dependent receptor: MKKSLQFLLAIGLLLSSMAVTAQVTTSSINGRILEAENEPLLGATVVAVHGPTNSKYGSTTDIDGYYRVSNMRIGGPYTITISYVGKNEVVLSDIYLQLGESERIDVTLVDSTNALDAIVIDAVRDGIFDSGKTGTETNISQREINTMPSVTRGIGDFLRKTPQATVSEGGAISIAGQNNRYNSIFIDGAVNNDVFGLAGSGTNGGQIGVNPISIDAIESFQVNVAPFDVRQSGFTGGAINAITRSGTNEVEGSAYFYLRNESLAGKTPVGISEDNREKLDDFSANLYGVRVGGPIIKDKLFFFVNAEIQREEEPRPFDSALYNGDSSIADINALRDNLINVFGYNPGGYENTITELNSEKFTIKLDYNIDDKNTLTAKHNYVNGESISPSQSSNRAINFANAGVYFPSETHFSTLEWNTTNGRNLSNNLIVSYTSVNDNRDPIGNPFPRVSIEDGDGDITFGSEAFSTANILEQKIFTITNNFEVSKGAHNMTFGANFENYDMRNVFVRQNYGQYQFNSLAEFNTYFDNDPSNDVAADSYFHSYSLLDPAGTSGDDIEAAAAAFNYSQLGLYAQDQWKLTDNFKLTYGVRFDVPFYDAGQANDDFNDRTVALLEAEGKDLQGARVGKKIKSQIHVSPRAGFNWDVNGDRKTQVRGGLGIFTSRVPLVWPGGAYNNNGIAVGGTAAFGSQNFVADPFNQPLNGAPAPGSGANGGQIDIFSPDFKLPQVMKYNIGIDQKTNVWGLIVSADFLYNETINNVFYQNLNLKDPTLSLNNADGRPFYDRGDEIDDTYTRIILGTNTNEGWSYNGTLSITKPYDNGFSGQVSYSYGQGKSIFEGTSSQNSSQWRNVVTVNGKNTAQIGNSAFAVGHRISANASYEYKWNDNLKTTLGVFYNGQQGGALSYIYQGRDLLNDDSSDNALFYVPRNASEINLVDNNGVSAADQWAALDAFIESNDYLDGRRGQYAERGGDRGPWNHMVDLKLLQDFSLNFNEKKHTFQVSLDIFNFLNLVNKNWGEQSFVNSSFGNVGIVEVESNGVDPEFSFNPDFAESFERIDDAGTQSSRWQMQVGLRYIFN, encoded by the coding sequence ATGAAAAAATCTTTACAATTTTTACTAGCAATTGGGCTTTTGTTAAGCTCTATGGCTGTAACTGCTCAGGTAACTACCTCGAGTATTAACGGTCGTATTCTCGAGGCAGAGAATGAACCATTACTAGGAGCTACTGTAGTTGCAGTTCATGGCCCTACTAATTCAAAGTATGGATCAACAACTGATATAGATGGGTACTATCGTGTATCTAACATGCGTATCGGTGGTCCATATACAATTACAATTTCTTATGTAGGTAAGAATGAAGTTGTTTTAAGTGACATTTATTTACAATTAGGTGAATCTGAAAGGATTGATGTAACTCTTGTAGATTCTACAAATGCACTAGACGCTATTGTAATTGATGCCGTAAGAGATGGTATTTTTGATTCTGGTAAAACAGGAACTGAAACTAACATTTCTCAACGTGAAATCAATACAATGCCATCTGTAACTCGTGGTATAGGTGATTTCTTAAGAAAAACTCCACAGGCTACTGTATCTGAAGGTGGTGCTATTTCTATCGCAGGACAAAACAACCGTTACAACTCTATCTTTATTGATGGTGCTGTAAATAATGACGTTTTTGGACTTGCTGGATCTGGAACTAATGGTGGACAAATAGGTGTAAACCCTATTTCTATCGATGCTATTGAGTCGTTCCAAGTTAACGTTGCTCCATTTGATGTACGTCAATCAGGTTTTACCGGTGGTGCTATTAACGCTATTACTAGATCTGGTACTAATGAGGTTGAAGGAAGTGCATACTTCTATTTACGTAATGAAAGTCTTGCTGGAAAAACTCCAGTTGGAATTAGCGAAGACAACCGTGAAAAGTTAGATGACTTTTCTGCAAATCTTTATGGTGTACGTGTAGGTGGACCTATCATTAAAGACAAACTTTTCTTCTTTGTAAATGCTGAAATTCAAAGAGAAGAAGAGCCTAGACCTTTTGACTCTGCATTATATAATGGAGACAGTAGTATTGCAGATATAAACGCTTTAAGAGATAACCTTATCAACGTTTTTGGATACAATCCTGGTGGTTATGAAAACACTATCACTGAATTAAACAGTGAAAAGTTTACTATTAAATTAGACTATAACATTGATGATAAAAACACTCTTACAGCAAAGCACAACTATGTAAATGGTGAATCTATCTCTCCTAGCCAAAGTAGTAACAGAGCAATAAACTTTGCAAACGCTGGTGTTTATTTCCCATCAGAAACTCACTTCTCTACACTAGAATGGAATACAACAAACGGTAGAAACTTATCTAATAATTTAATTGTTAGTTATACATCTGTAAATGACAACCGTGACCCAATAGGTAATCCTTTCCCTAGAGTAAGTATTGAAGATGGTGATGGTGACATTACTTTTGGTTCTGAAGCATTTTCAACGGCAAATATCCTTGAGCAAAAAATCTTCACAATTACTAACAACTTTGAAGTTTCTAAAGGAGCTCACAACATGACTTTCGGAGCTAACTTTGAAAACTATGATATGAGAAACGTTTTTGTAAGACAAAACTATGGACAATACCAGTTCAACTCATTAGCAGAATTCAATACTTATTTTGACAATGACCCATCTAACGATGTTGCTGCAGACTCTTACTTCCACTCATACTCTTTACTAGATCCAGCAGGAACTAGTGGTGATGACATTGAAGCTGCTGCTGCTGCCTTTAACTATTCTCAGTTAGGATTATATGCACAAGATCAATGGAAATTAACTGATAACTTTAAACTTACATATGGTGTACGTTTTGATGTTCCTTTCTATGATGCTGGTCAAGCAAACGATGATTTCAACGACAGAACGGTTGCATTATTAGAAGCTGAAGGTAAAGATCTTCAAGGTGCAAGAGTAGGTAAGAAAATAAAAAGCCAAATTCACGTTTCTCCACGTGCAGGTTTTAACTGGGACGTAAATGGTGATAGAAAAACACAAGTACGTGGTGGATTAGGAATCTTTACCTCTAGAGTTCCTTTAGTATGGCCAGGTGGTGCTTACAACAATAACGGTATTGCTGTAGGTGGAACTGCTGCTTTCGGTAGTCAAAACTTTGTTGCAGATCCTTTCAACCAGCCATTAAACGGCGCGCCAGCTCCAGGTAGTGGTGCAAACGGTGGACAGATTGATATCTTCTCTCCAGACTTTAAATTACCACAGGTAATGAAATACAATATTGGTATCGATCAAAAGACTAACGTTTGGGGACTTATTGTAAGTGCAGATTTCTTATACAACGAGACCATCAACAATGTATTCTATCAAAACCTAAACCTAAAAGACCCAACATTATCTCTTAATAATGCAGACGGTCGTCCATTCTATGATCGTGGTGATGAAATTGATGACACTTACACAAGAATCATTTTAGGAACTAACACTAATGAAGGATGGTCTTACAATGGAACATTAAGCATTACTAAGCCATATGACAATGGATTCTCTGGACAGGTATCTTATTCTTATGGACAAGGTAAATCTATCTTTGAAGGTACTTCTTCTCAAAACAGTTCTCAATGGAGAAATGTTGTAACTGTAAATGGTAAGAATACGGCACAAATCGGTAACTCTGCATTTGCAGTAGGTCACAGAATTTCTGCAAATGCTTCTTATGAGTATAAATGGAATGACAATTTAAAAACTACTTTAGGTGTATTCTATAATGGACAACAAGGTGGTGCTTTAAGTTACATCTACCAAGGTAGAGATTTACTTAATGATGACTCTAGTGATAACGCTTTATTCTATGTTCCTAGAAATGCAAGCGAGATCAATTTAGTGGACAACAATGGTGTATCTGCTGCAGACCAATGGGCTGCTCTAGATGCTTTTATTGAAAGTAATGACTATCTAGACGGACGTCGCGGTCAGTATGCTGAACGTGGTGGAGATCGCGGACCATGGAATCACATGGTAGACTTAAAGCTTCTACAGGACTTTAGTTTAAACTTCAACGAGAAAAAACACACTTTCCAAGTTTCTCTAGACATCTTTAACTTCCTAAACTTAGTAAACAAAAACTGGGGTGAGCAATCATTTGTAAACAGTAGTTTTGGTAACGTAGGTATCGTTGAAGTTGAGAGTAATGGTGTTGATCCAGAATTCTCTTTCAATCCAGACTTTGCAGAAAGCTTTGAAAGAATTGACGATGCGGGAACGCAATCTTCAAGATGGCAAATGCAAGTAGGTTTAAGATATATCTTCAACTAA
- the pgi gene encoding glucose-6-phosphate isomerase gives MKNINPTETNAWLKLEKHFEGFDNFSLREEFKKDASRAEKLTLIDKDFYVDFSKNLITESTRSHLTALATECGLKEAINSYFTGAVINATEKRAVLHTALRTPQNSADSSVISNVNDATESKQKMFKYVDNVLNGTTLTAHGKKFDTVVNIGIGGSDLGPVMVYEALQAYKNDMTLHFVSNVEGDHVEEVLKKINPETTLFVIVSKSFGTQETLTNATTIRNWFTEKIRTDAVSKHFIAVSSNVEKAVNFGIDHTNIFPMFDWVGGRFSLWSTVGMSVALGIGTKNFQSLLDGAHEMDNHFKNVDFEQNIPVQLALMTIWYNNFYRAQSEAIIPYTQYLHRLPAYLQQAIMESNGKCVDRDGNSVTYDTGNIIWGEPGTNSQHAFFQLIHQGTKLIPAHFIAFAKAKYNQPDHHNKLMANFIAQTEALMNGKTRNEAKKDLEKSGKSKEEIELLLPFKVFEGDQPTTTILIDELTPHSIGKLVAMYEHKIFTEGIIWNIYSYDQWGVELGKVLADAVLENIENKEYAGHDSSTTGILKRFGSLN, from the coding sequence ATGAAAAATATAAATCCTACCGAAACAAATGCGTGGCTCAAATTAGAAAAGCATTTTGAAGGTTTTGACAACTTTAGCCTTAGAGAAGAGTTTAAAAAAGATGCTTCAAGAGCAGAAAAGCTGACGTTAATCGATAAGGATTTTTATGTTGATTTTTCAAAAAATCTAATTACAGAAAGTACAAGATCTCATCTAACAGCACTTGCTACAGAGTGTGGATTAAAAGAAGCAATCAATTCCTATTTCACAGGTGCTGTCATAAACGCCACTGAAAAGCGCGCTGTTTTACATACAGCATTAAGAACTCCACAAAACAGTGCAGACAGCAGCGTGATCAGCAATGTTAACGACGCCACAGAAAGTAAACAAAAAATGTTTAAATATGTGGATAATGTATTGAATGGAACCACACTAACCGCTCACGGTAAAAAGTTTGATACTGTAGTTAACATAGGAATAGGTGGTAGTGATTTAGGTCCAGTAATGGTTTATGAAGCTTTACAAGCATATAAAAATGATATGACCCTTCACTTTGTATCTAATGTAGAAGGTGACCATGTAGAAGAAGTACTCAAAAAGATCAATCCCGAAACAACTTTATTTGTTATTGTTTCTAAATCTTTTGGCACACAAGAAACACTTACTAATGCAACAACTATAAGAAACTGGTTTACTGAAAAAATAAGAACAGATGCGGTTTCAAAACACTTTATAGCAGTAAGCAGTAATGTAGAAAAAGCAGTCAACTTTGGTATCGATCATACCAATATATTCCCTATGTTTGATTGGGTAGGCGGTAGATTTTCATTGTGGAGTACCGTAGGAATGTCAGTTGCCCTAGGAATAGGAACTAAAAATTTCCAATCATTATTAGACGGTGCGCACGAGATGGACAACCATTTCAAAAATGTAGATTTTGAACAAAACATTCCAGTCCAGCTAGCCTTAATGACCATATGGTACAACAACTTTTATCGTGCACAAAGTGAAGCCATAATCCCTTACACACAATACCTACATAGATTACCAGCATATCTTCAGCAAGCCATTATGGAAAGTAATGGTAAATGCGTTGATCGAGATGGTAACTCTGTTACTTATGATACTGGTAATATTATATGGGGAGAACCAGGGACAAATTCACAACATGCCTTTTTTCAATTAATTCATCAAGGTACTAAGTTAATACCTGCACATTTTATCGCTTTCGCGAAAGCAAAATACAACCAGCCCGATCACCATAACAAGCTTATGGCTAACTTTATAGCACAGACAGAAGCTTTAATGAATGGTAAGACTAGAAATGAAGCCAAAAAAGACCTTGAAAAATCAGGTAAAAGTAAAGAAGAAATTGAGCTTTTATTACCATTTAAAGTTTTTGAAGGAGATCAACCTACCACCACTATCTTAATAGATGAACTTACACCACACAGTATAGGCAAACTTGTAGCTATGTACGAACACAAAATATTTACAGAAGGTATTATCTGGAATATTTATAGTTATGATCAATGGGGTGTTGAATTAGGAAAGGTTCTAGCAGATGCGGTACTAGAGAACATAGAAAATAAAGAATATGCCGGTCACGACAGCTCAACAACAGGAATTTTGAAGAGATTCGGTAGTCTAAATTAA
- a CDS encoding M23 family metallopeptidase, which translates to MKKFLVIALALGISLTACKEKEVYVEPEVAEVVVPVMQYGFDLNNYEVVTDTVKNGDTFGNIIDPHLVDGQSVFKAAEELDAVYSVRRIQVGKPYKILKRKDSLGTPEAFIYETTKMDYVVLNFADSLKAYKDKHPLKFVRKTASGIINSTLSEAMEEEGLGMAAIYELSDIYRWSIDFFRLQKGDRFKMIYTERYINDSIYAGIESIEAAVFETDKTPFYAFDFKTDSINNISDYYDENGKTLRSFFLKAPVNYSRISSRFTKRRFHPVQKRWKAHKGTDYAAAYGTPIVSTANGVVVKSGYTRGNGNYVKVKHNDTYSTQYLHMTKRSVKVGQRVKQGQVIGTVGSTGLATGPHVCYRFWVNGKQVDPYKQNLPSADPLPKEKMDDYLNFIQPLKDEIDLLPFKNEEEVL; encoded by the coding sequence ATGAAGAAATTTCTAGTCATCGCCCTAGCACTGGGAATAAGCTTGACTGCTTGTAAAGAAAAAGAAGTTTATGTCGAACCAGAAGTGGCAGAGGTTGTAGTACCTGTTATGCAATATGGTTTTGACCTTAACAATTATGAAGTCGTTACTGATACTGTTAAAAACGGAGACACTTTTGGTAATATTATTGATCCACATCTCGTAGATGGGCAAAGCGTTTTTAAAGCTGCCGAAGAGTTAGACGCCGTATATAGTGTACGACGTATACAAGTAGGTAAACCCTATAAGATTTTAAAAAGAAAAGACAGTCTAGGTACTCCAGAAGCGTTCATTTATGAAACTACTAAAATGGATTATGTAGTACTTAATTTTGCAGATAGTCTCAAAGCTTACAAAGACAAACATCCATTAAAATTTGTAAGGAAAACAGCATCTGGCATCATTAATTCTACTCTATCAGAGGCAATGGAAGAAGAAGGTCTAGGCATGGCGGCTATTTATGAATTATCTGATATATATCGATGGTCTATAGACTTTTTTAGGTTACAAAAAGGTGATCGTTTTAAAATGATATATACTGAACGCTATATCAATGACAGTATCTATGCAGGTATTGAAAGTATAGAAGCCGCAGTTTTTGAGACTGATAAAACACCTTTCTATGCTTTTGATTTTAAGACAGATTCTATTAACAATATAAGTGATTACTATGATGAGAATGGTAAGACGTTACGTAGTTTTTTCTTAAAAGCACCTGTCAACTACTCAAGGATATCGAGCCGTTTTACAAAACGTAGATTTCATCCGGTACAAAAAAGATGGAAAGCACATAAAGGGACAGACTATGCAGCGGCATATGGCACACCTATAGTATCTACAGCAAATGGTGTTGTTGTTAAGTCTGGTTACACACGTGGCAATGGAAATTATGTAAAAGTAAAACATAACGACACCTATTCTACACAATATCTACACATGACTAAACGCAGTGTAAAAGTAGGCCAGCGTGTTAAACAAGGTCAGGTGATAGGTACGGTAGGATCCACAGGTCTAGCTACTGGACCACATGTATGTTATCGTTTCTGGGTAAATGGGAAACAGGTTGACCCATACAAACAAAATTTACCTAGCGCAGATCCATTGCCTAAAGAAAAAATGGATGATTATCTCAATTTTATTCAACCTTTAAAGGATGAAATAGACCTATTACCATTTAAAAACGAAGAAGAAGTATTATGA
- a CDS encoding tryptophan 2,3-dioxygenase family protein, whose product MSQEISPEIAQRIQLLEEKFKNSGQDMLSYLDGLLYDQYITYWDYIRLDTLLSLQVPSTHFPDEMIFIGYHQITELYFKLIIHEQLQIIESTELTGPFFAEKLRRINRYFGILISSFEVMIKGMEREQFLKFRMSLLPASGFQSAQFRMIEFYSSDLINVVHPDVRERFRESDNHSLEELYNHCYWKQGGIDMHTQEKTLTLKQFEERYTPRFLRIAHEVKDTNIYQRYLQLPEEEKTKELMDAMRAHDQNANINWKLMHMGSAHRYLRKEGDPIQATGGTNWKKFLPPSFQKIIFYPELWTQEEIENWGKQWVEHALNTK is encoded by the coding sequence ATGTCACAGGAAATCAGCCCAGAAATCGCGCAACGTATCCAGTTGCTAGAAGAGAAATTTAAAAACTCTGGTCAGGATATGCTCTCTTATCTTGATGGACTTTTGTACGATCAGTACATCACTTACTGGGACTACATAAGACTGGACACCTTATTGAGCCTTCAGGTACCTTCTACCCATTTCCCAGATGAGATGATTTTCATTGGCTACCACCAGATTACTGAGCTCTACTTTAAACTTATTATTCACGAACAATTACAAATTATTGAAAGCACAGAATTAACAGGTCCTTTCTTTGCAGAAAAATTGCGTCGTATAAATCGCTACTTCGGTATTTTAATAAGCTCTTTTGAAGTGATGATTAAAGGTATGGAACGTGAGCAATTTTTAAAATTCCGTATGTCATTATTACCGGCAAGCGGTTTTCAGAGTGCACAGTTTCGTATGATTGAATTTTACAGCAGTGATCTCATAAACGTAGTGCATCCCGATGTTAGAGAACGCTTCCGCGAAAGCGACAACCACAGCCTTGAAGAACTCTACAATCACTGTTATTGGAAGCAAGGTGGTATTGATATGCATACCCAAGAAAAGACTCTTACACTAAAACAGTTTGAGGAACGTTACACACCTAGATTCTTGCGTATCGCGCATGAGGTAAAAGACACAAATATTTACCAGCGATACCTGCAATTACCTGAAGAAGAAAAAACAAAAGAATTAATGGACGCCATGCGCGCTCATGACCAAAACGCTAACATCAACTGGAAACTAATGCATATGGGAAGTGCCCATCGCTATCTAAGAAAAGAAGGTGATCCTATACAAGCAACTGGAGGAACTAACTGGAAGAAATTCTTGCCTCCTAGTTTTCAAAAAATTATTTTCTATCCAGAACTATGGACTCAAGAAGAGATCGAAAACTGGGGAAAACAATGGGTTGAACACGCATTAAACACAAAATAA
- a CDS encoding DUF3108 domain-containing protein: MKKIIFPLLAIFIATTAFMPSSAPPEMAFKKGEWFRFRIHYGVFNASYATMQVSEARLDGKDVYHIKGKGKSTGLLHLFFKVDDRYETYIDRTTVKPYRFIRDIDEGGHTKDIQIDFDHDTGTAVIKDKKHNKVESMKIEPSTQDMMSAFYHLRTIVDIKTLEKGDEFKLPMFFDKENFDFKLKFLGRDTIRTKFGKVPALEFRPYVQSGRVFKEEESLTVWISDDENKMPLKIKAKLAVGSLTADLDAFKGLKYQFKTLPN; this comes from the coding sequence ATGAAAAAGATTATATTTCCTCTACTCGCTATATTTATTGCTACTACAGCTTTTATGCCTAGTAGCGCACCACCTGAAATGGCATTTAAGAAAGGTGAATGGTTCCGTTTTAGAATTCACTATGGTGTTTTTAATGCTAGCTATGCTACCATGCAGGTGAGTGAGGCTAGACTAGACGGTAAAGATGTTTACCATATAAAAGGTAAAGGAAAATCTACCGGTCTATTACACTTATTCTTTAAAGTAGATGATCGTTATGAGACCTATATAGATCGCACAACGGTAAAGCCTTATAGATTCATACGCGATATTGATGAAGGTGGACATACTAAAGATATTCAGATTGATTTTGATCACGATACTGGTACGGCTGTCATCAAAGATAAAAAACATAATAAAGTAGAGTCTATGAAAATAGAACCATCTACTCAAGATATGATGAGTGCCTTTTATCATTTACGCACTATAGTAGACATTAAAACTTTAGAAAAAGGAGACGAGTTTAAGCTACCTATGTTCTTTGATAAGGAAAACTTTGACTTTAAATTAAAATTTTTAGGCCGTGATACCATCAGGACTAAATTCGGTAAAGTACCTGCTTTAGAATTCAGACCTTATGTACAATCAGGTCGTGTTTTTAAAGAAGAAGAAAGTCTAACCGTATGGATATCTGATGATGAAAATAAAATGCCACTTAAAATAAAGGCAAAACTGGCTGTAGGGTCACTGACTGCAGATCTAGACGCCTTTAAAGGTCTTAAATATCAATTTAAGACACTACCTAATTAA
- a CDS encoding DUF4064 domain-containing protein, giving the protein MENNTNQNSSNQNRSWEDNNYSNAGYDSTRSYDQNQSSQNWSSQPYRSKLPADNSAMILAIIATVLFVLCCCIGGQYLALVLSIIGFALAHSSINKYQQNPEQYDPNSYKRVRNAKTFNLVVGIVSLILIALGFIGLFSNTFDDYNYLDMMNEDDEWYNEDYEYEESEVEDDWYEYEEEVDSLNETTDSLMNEAVELETIIEEAPLD; this is encoded by the coding sequence TTGGAAAACAACACCAACCAAAACTCTTCTAATCAAAACAGATCTTGGGAAGATAATAACTATTCTAATGCAGGATATGACAGTACTAGAAGCTATGATCAAAATCAAAGTAGTCAAAACTGGAGCTCACAACCTTATCGTTCTAAATTACCAGCAGATAACAGCGCGATGATTCTAGCAATTATTGCTACTGTACTATTTGTTTTATGTTGCTGTATAGGTGGTCAGTACCTAGCTCTTGTTCTTAGTATTATAGGATTTGCACTTGCACACTCTAGTATAAATAAATATCAACAAAACCCAGAACAATATGATCCTAACAGTTATAAAAGAGTCCGCAACGCAAAGACTTTTAATCTAGTAGTAGGTATCGTAAGCTTAATTTTAATCGCACTAGGATTTATAGGTCTATTTAGTAATACGTTTGATGACTACAACTACTTAGATATGATGAATGAAGATGATGAATGGTATAATGAAGATTATGAATATGAAGAATCTGAAGTTGAAGACGACTGGTATGAGTATGAAGAAGAAGTTGATAGCTTAAATGAAACCACAGACTCTTTAATGAATGAAGCGGTAGAACTAGAAACAATTATAGAAGAAGCTCCACTGGATTAA
- a CDS encoding homogentisate 1,2-dioxygenase, with product MPFYHKLGKIPPKRHTVFRKPNGELYSEQLFGTIGFDGMSTNSYHVHRPTMVKEIKGQYSVKPEIALENHIKSYRFKGFQVKPKADYLESRTVVLTNSDVNIILAAPQESMTDYFYKNSDADELIFIHKGSGTLRTHLGNIDFKYGDYLLIPRGIIYQLRFEDKDNRLFITESRRPIYTPKRYRNWFGQLLEHSPYCERDIRRPDSLETHDELGDFLMKIKKQDEIFDMVYASHPFDVVGYDGYNFPYALSIHDFEPITGRIHQPPPVHQTFETDAFVVCSFVPRLYDYHPDSIPAPYNHSNIDSDEVLYYVDGDFMSRNDVDAGHISLHPAGIPHGPHPGAAERSIGKTKTEELAVMVDTFKPLKVTKAALEIADEDYHKSWLDSNH from the coding sequence ATGCCTTTTTATCATAAACTAGGAAAAATACCACCCAAAAGACACACTGTTTTCAGAAAGCCTAATGGTGAATTATATTCTGAGCAACTTTTTGGAACTATAGGTTTTGACGGTATGTCCACAAATTCATACCACGTCCATAGACCTACTATGGTTAAGGAAATTAAAGGACAGTATTCTGTAAAACCAGAGATTGCCCTAGAAAATCACATAAAATCTTATCGCTTTAAGGGATTTCAAGTAAAACCCAAAGCCGATTACTTAGAAAGCCGTACTGTAGTTCTTACAAATAGTGATGTTAATATCATTCTTGCAGCACCACAAGAATCCATGACAGACTATTTCTATAAAAATTCAGATGCAGATGAGTTGATCTTTATCCATAAAGGATCAGGAACGTTGCGCACACATTTAGGTAATATAGATTTTAAATATGGTGATTATCTATTAATCCCACGTGGTATTATATATCAACTACGATTTGAAGATAAAGACAATAGACTTTTTATCACAGAGTCTAGAAGACCTATTTACACTCCTAAACGTTACCGCAACTGGTTCGGTCAGTTACTAGAACATTCTCCTTATTGTGAGCGAGACATAAGAAGACCGGATTCACTTGAAACACATGATGAGTTAGGTGATTTTTTAATGAAAATTAAAAAGCAAGACGAGATTTTTGATATGGTATATGCATCACATCCATTTGATGTTGTGGGCTATGATGGATATAATTTTCCTTATGCATTATCCATACACGATTTTGAGCCCATTACTGGCCGCATACACCAGCCACCACCAGTGCATCAAACTTTTGAAACAGACGCATTTGTCGTGTGTAGCTTTGTACCTAGACTATACGACTACCATCCAGACAGTATTCCTGCACCCTATAATCATAGTAATATAGATAGTGATGAGGTACTTTATTATGTTGATGGAGATTTTATGAGTCGCAATGATGTAGATGCAGGTCATATTAGTTTGCATCCTGCAGGAATACCACATGGACCACATCCTGGTGCCGCAGAACGTAGTATAGGAAAAACTAAAACGGAAGAACTTGCTGTTATGGTAGATACCTTTAAACCTTTAAAAGTTACAAAAGCAGCTCTCGAAATAGCTGATGAAGATTATCACAAAAGCTGGCTAGATTCTAACCATTAA